Within Oscillospiraceae bacterium, the genomic segment CGCCGCGCCCCGGTAAGAACGCGTATAGAATAACGCCGTCGCGTCGCCTTTCAGCGCAAGATTTTTCAGATCTTCATCCTGAAGTTCTTTATCCAAGGGGACAATCACGCCCAATCCGCACACCACCGCCATATAGGTGATAAACCAGTTGTAAGAATTTTCACCCACCAAAGCAATATGCGTATCCGCGAAGCCGTAATCCAGCAGCGCGGTGCCCAGCGCGTTGACGTCATCGACAATATTTTTACAGGAATACTGTGCGATTTCACCGTTTTGACTTTCCCGCAGGACTGTTTTGTCTCCGTACAGCAGCAGTGCCCTGTTCAAAACTTCTCTCAAATCCGTCAGCGGTCCCATTGCCAAAGGCTGCTGCTCAAATAATGCCTTACTCTTTTTCATGTTTGTCAGACCTCCGTCCTCAGCCAAAAACCGGAAACACCGTATTTAATAAAAGATAAAAAGACCGGATAACTTGAAAATTTCGGACATGGGATAATCCTATGTCTAATAATACAAGTTCAAGAACAGCTGTCAATCGCTATTAATGTTATTTTTTGGGTACTTTTGACGAAATCGCCCGAATTTCAGACCACGAGATGAAAAAGGTAAAAAAAACTCCCCTGATTCGGGAAAACCCATGTGGTGAAAATCGTTTTTAAATCATAGATATCAGTTGTCGAAGGGCCTAAACGTGCTTAAATCTTACCATTTCTTAGTCACAGAAACGGTTACATTTTACTTCATTTCGTGTTATTTTTTACATTTTCAACGCGATAGCGTGTTAATATTAAATACGGTAATGCCGATTCCTTTTTAAGAATTATGTGCGTGTGGACCGTTTCAAATGCCGGATTAAACGTGTATTTGAAAAAGATGAATTCAAATGCATTTAGAATCGTCTTTGCAACGTTGAATACAGCATCTGCGTTTTCTTCTTCATTTAATTCAGCCGTCGAATAAACCGTGACCTTTTTTGAATCATTTATGCACCCGATGATGTTTTACTGCGGCAAAGTGTATTCGAAAATGTGTGTACCCGATAAAAAACCCACTCGCCGAAAAAACGCGGGGTTTATAAACAGTATATTCATAATCAAATCAATCTTTTTTTGCCGCCTCACATTGATCGATAGGGTGCGCGATGTTTTTATTCTTCATCGGCTCGCCCCATTTTGCAACAGCGTTTCCGTCCCACGAAAAATAGGTGCTGCCTACGGTGCGGGCCGGGCGGATCATACGGAGTTTTTCCTCAAAAGAAACCGAATCGTCGCATATCGCTTCATCGGCCAATACATTGCGAATTTTACATAAATAAATATCCGCGCCGTTGTGTTGAAAGGTCTTGTCAACTTCCAGCTCGAATGTCCACGGGCATTTTTCAAGCACCGGAACCGCCAGCACCTGCCCTTTTTCTATGCCGATGTCGAGCTTCATCTTATCCGCGTCGTAGCCTGATTTGCAGCCGAAATAATCGGCAAGCGGCAATAGTTCTTCGGTCACGAGCCCCATCGAAAAGACGCCGTTTCTGCGGATGTTGTCTCGCGTGCGCTTGTCCTC encodes:
- a CDS encoding AMP-binding protein, encoding MKKSKALFEQQPLAMGPLTDLREVLNRALLLYGDKTVLRESQNGEIAQYSCKNIVDDVNALGTALLDYGFADTHIALVGENSYNWFITYMAVVCGLGVIVPLDKELQDEDLKNLALKGDATALFYTRSYRGAA
- a CDS encoding flavin reductase family protein, producing MKKSMGISNGFCPQTLFVYGTYNNDGKPDFGLFCWVSYYWDENLGVMAAICEDKRTRDNIRRNGVFSMGLVTEELLPLADYFGCKSGYDADKMKLDIGIEKGQVLAVPVLEKCPWTFELEVDKTFQHNGADIYLCKIRNVLADEAICDDSVSFEEKLRMIRPARTVGSTYFSWDGNAVAKWGEPMKNKNIAHPIDQCEAAKKD